The Barnesiella propionica genome has a window encoding:
- a CDS encoding response regulator transcription factor: MLKQKQIAVISPFPLINIGLRYLLQVYFSAPVPALYTCAGSFLADNPEKYDIYLVSGETFVCNGDFFLPRKNRTILLTEYPCTITDHSISHLCIREEENNLVDQLQQILKPMCQRTESDSHEELSPREIEVLQLVARGCLNKEIADRLNISINTVLSHRKNITCKLGIKTVSGLSFYAMMNGYIIPSAEE, from the coding sequence ATGCTGAAGCAGAAACAAATAGCCGTGATATCTCCCTTCCCACTAATAAACATAGGATTGAGATATCTGTTACAAGTGTATTTTTCGGCTCCTGTGCCGGCTTTGTACACTTGTGCCGGTTCATTCCTGGCGGACAATCCCGAAAAATACGATATTTATCTCGTATCGGGAGAAACGTTTGTTTGTAACGGAGACTTTTTTCTGCCCAGAAAGAACCGTACTATTTTACTGACGGAATATCCGTGCACGATTACCGACCATTCCATAAGCCATCTATGCATCCGTGAAGAAGAGAATAATCTGGTGGATCAATTGCAGCAAATACTTAAACCGATGTGTCAGCGTACCGAAAGCGACAGTCATGAAGAACTGAGTCCGCGCGAAATAGAGGTCTTGCAGCTGGTCGCGCGGGGATGCCTGAACAAAGAAATAGCGGACCGTCTCAATATCAGTATCAATACGGTCCTGTCACACCGCAAGAATATTACCTGTAAACTGGGGATTAAAACGGTATCGGGCCTCAGTTTCTATGCCATGATGAACGGTTACATTATTCCGTCCGCCGAAGAATAA
- a CDS encoding helix-turn-helix transcriptional regulator: protein MALVHADMQLCEIILKEPSLIPVINRFGIKLGVGDKSIRSVCEEKKLDTDFFLTIINTFINEEYFPEKRLKSFCAPQIVDYLIKANSYYEQFQLPNIEHHFNSLINKSDNENNNLELMRKFFNELKKEFLARIEYDKTEWFPAIKQKAKELQVLSEDNHEVTLTYNHTESDSLEEKLNDLKSLFVIHLTGDYDLNLCHGVIFAIDTLEKDLTQHNRIRNKILKPLWEAIQTSC, encoded by the coding sequence ATGGCACTCGTACATGCTGACATGCAACTTTGCGAAATAATATTGAAAGAGCCTTCTTTGATACCCGTTATCAACCGATTCGGCATCAAACTGGGAGTTGGGGATAAAAGCATCCGTTCGGTATGTGAAGAAAAAAAACTGGATACTGATTTCTTCCTGACGATAATTAATACTTTTATCAATGAAGAATATTTTCCCGAAAAAAGGCTGAAATCTTTCTGCGCTCCACAAATAGTAGATTATCTCATCAAGGCCAACAGTTATTACGAACAGTTTCAGTTACCCAACATTGAACATCACTTCAATTCGCTTATCAATAAAAGCGATAACGAGAATAATAATCTGGAGCTGATGAGAAAATTTTTCAATGAGCTCAAAAAAGAATTTCTGGCACGTATCGAATATGATAAAACAGAATGGTTCCCGGCTATAAAACAAAAGGCTAAAGAATTACAGGTTTTATCGGAAGACAACCATGAAGTAACCCTTACTTATAATCACACAGAATCCGACAGTCTGGAAGAAAAACTGAACGACCTGAAGAGTCTTTTTGTGATACACCTGACCGGAGATTACGACCTTAATTTATGCCATGGCGTTATCTTCGCTATCGACACGCTTGAAAAAGATCTAACTCAACATAACCGGATACGGAATAAAATACTGAAGCCCCTTTGGGAAGCCATCCAAACCTCCTGCTAA